From the Candidatus Thermoplasmatota archaeon genome, the window TCAGGCTTTCGGGTTCCCGGCGACGAGCGCCGCCGCGAAGAGGCGGCTCCGGCCGTCCTCGCGCAGGTCCGGCCACGCGAGATACACGCGGTCGCCCAGGATCGCGGCGCCGATGTAGTCGCCGATGAAGGTGCTTCCCGCCGTCCCGTCGTTCGGGTCGCGGCTCGGCGCGCTTCCGACGACGCGCTCCGTGAAGGCGACGCCGTCCGCGCTCTCCGCCGCGTAGAGGACGTAGCTCGCGTCCTCCGCGTCGTCGCGCCGGTCAAGCCACGCGGCGACGACGCGCCCGTCGGGGGCGGCCGCGATCGTGGGCAGGAACTGCGCGTTCTTCGTCGCGCGCGGAAGCACGGTCGCGTTCCACGTCGCGCCGTCGTCATTCGAGCGGAGCAGGAAGACGTCGCTCGATTGGTCCTTCCCCTTGTCGGCCGTGATCATGAGGAGCGCGCCGTCGGGCGTCGCGACGAGCGTCGGGAGCACGAAGGCGCGGTAGCTCGAATTCGGGAGCTTGAGGTCCATGCGGTCGAGCGCGCGCGCGACGACCGGGTCGCTCCACGTGCGACCGTGGTCGGTGGAGCGCCGGAACTGGTGCGCGTAGGGATCGTAGCTGCGCCACGCGACGTTCACGGCGCCGTCGGGACCGATCGCGATCGACGCGCTGATGCCGAAGTCGTTGCGGGAGATCCATCCCGTCCTCCACGTCTTCGCGCCGTCCTCGCTCACGCCGACGCGCATGCCCTGGTCGTTCGGGGTCCCTCGCTGGCCGACGTCCTGGAAGCTCCAGACGAGGTAGATCCGGCCCGCCCTGTCGAGCGCGAGCGCCGGCTTGTCGTGGAAGATCAATTCCGTCGCGTACGAATCGACGAGCGCGGGCTCGCTGAACGTGGCGCCGCCGTCCCGGCTCGAAGCGATCCACACGGCGTTGCGGTAGACCGGGCCCGCCGCCGTGTACGCGATGCCCGCCATCCACGCCGTGCCGTCATCCGCATAGGCGACGACGAGGTCTCCGACGAACTGGTACCCCGCGAGGCTGCGGGTCGCGTCGGGCAGCATGCCCGGCACGACGCGCTTCGTCCAGGTCGCGCCCCCGTCGTGCGTGAACCACCACGATCCCCACAGGCGGTGGAAGGGTTTCGTCGTCGCGTCGGGCGCGCCGTAGTCGTTCGCGACGATGATGGCGTTCATCGGGTCGGTCGGATTCGCGGCGACGGCGAACTCGTTCACGCCCGGTCCGGAAAGCCCCCGGTTGCAGGCCGAGACCTCCTGGCCGTCGGGGCAGGCGAGGCCGCCCGCAGCGCCCGCCGCGGCGCCGGCGGCGTCGAGCCGGGTCCCGACGCATCCCGCGAGCGTGGCGGCGAGCAGGACGGGCACGAGGATGAGGGCGCGGCGCATGGGACCGGA encodes:
- a CDS encoding sialidase family protein — encoded protein: MRRALILVPVLLAATLAGCVGTRLDAAGAAAGAAGGLACPDGQEVSACNRGLSGPGVNEFAVAANPTDPMNAIIVANDYGAPDATTKPFHRLWGSWWFTHDGGATWTKRVVPGMLPDATRSLAGYQFVGDLVVAYADDGTAWMAGIAYTAAGPVYRNAVWIASSRDGGATFSEPALVDSYATELIFHDKPALALDRAGRIYLVWSFQDVGQRGTPNDQGMRVGVSEDGAKTWRTGWISRNDFGISASIAIGPDGAVNVAWRSYDPYAHQFRRSTDHGRTWSDPVVARALDRMDLKLPNSSYRAFVLPTLVATPDGALLMITADKGKDQSSDVFLLRSNDDGATWNATVLPRATKNAQFLPTIAAAPDGRVVAAWLDRRDDAEDASYVLYAAESADGVAFTERVVGSAPSRDPNDGTAGSTFIGDYIGAAILGDRVYLAWPDLREDGRSRLFAAALVAGNPKA